In a genomic window of Erigeron canadensis isolate Cc75 chromosome 5, C_canadensis_v1, whole genome shotgun sequence:
- the LOC122599742 gene encoding FRIGIDA-like protein 4a encodes MGSISIPVPDPGESTQSCQPPDFDEFQKQASLMTTCTLLWKELSDHFVSLEQTLMNKSDIIKSKIQTLESETNASLDALQHRESTIEKSVSLAMRKVEDALRAATEKVSKDGGCNNDEENDDDEEEMKRMCVKLDWVGFWGLICGKKKEMEIMRVKVPTALSECVDPAMFVLDAISEVFPEDKREVETGNDLGWACVLMLESLVPVMVDPVIGESRVFVTPKVKERANEIAEKWKEGVEGRGGVENVKGSDVHTFLQHLVTFGIVKEEDFGFYRKLIIGSAWRKQMPKLAVSLGLGDQMPEMIEELISRGQQVDAVHFTQEVGLVERFPPVPLLKAFLKDAKKAATSIMEDPCNSGRATHLAARKEQSALKVVIKCIEEYKLESEFPPENLKKRLEQLEKVKIEKKRPAAASPASKRTRACTVGPMPPAKAGRITNTYVSSFPAPPPTFVRSPPSHTQYSPPYTVSPQMYGHGNNRSPPTNHYVTYSPEAPPHSPGFSYPSTPPMNYPHPPAVAYGGYGGYQQAYYR; translated from the exons atGGGGTCGATTTCAATCCCGGTTCCTGATCCGGGCGAGTCAACTCAGTCCTGCCAGCCACCCGATTTCGACGAGTTTCAAAAGCAAGCTTCATTGATGACGACGTGTACACTATTATGGAAGGAATTATCAGATCATTTTGTATCACTAGAGCAAACCTTGATGAATAAATCAGATATTATCAAATCCAAAATCCAAACACTCGAATCCGAAACCAACGCGTCGTTAGACGCCCTCCAACACCGCGAATCCACCATCGAGAAATCCGTTTCTCTCGCAATGCGAAAAGTGGAAGACGCGTTACGAGCCGCCACTGAAAAAGTCAGTAAAGACGGCGGATGTAATAATGATGAGGAAAATGATGACGACGAAGAAGAAATGAAGAGGATGTGTGTGAAGTTGGATTGGGTCGGATTTTGGGGGCTTATATGTGGAAAGAAGAAGGAAATGGAAATAATGAGGGTCAAAGTGCCAACGGCGTTAAGCGAGTGTGTGGACCCTGCAATGTTTGTTTTAGACGCGATTTCGGAGGTTTTTCCGGAGGATAAGAGGGAAGTGGAGACTGGGAACGATTTGGGATGGGCTTGTGTTTTGATGCTTGAAAGTTTGGTGCCCGTGATGGTGGACCCGGTAATCGGGGAATCGAGGGTGTTTGTGACGCCCAAAGTCAAGGAACGGGCGAACGAGATTGCCGAGAAATGGAAAGAGGGTGTGGAGGGTCGTGGTGGGGTTGAGAATGTGAAGGGGTCGGATGTGCATACGTTTTTGCAGCATTTGGTGACGTTTGGGATTGTTAAAGAGGAGGATTTCGGGTTTTATAGGAAGCTTATTATTGGTTCCGCTTGGCGTAAACAGATGCCTAAACTTGCTGTTTCGCTCGGCCTCGGTGATCAAATGCCTG AAATGATTGAAGAACTAATCAGCAGGGGACAGCAAGTTGATGCTGTGCATTTCACTCAGGAAGTCGGCCTTGTTGAGAGGTTTCCCCCAGTTCCTCTGCTAAAAGCTTTTCTCAAGGATGCAAAGAAGGCTGCAACATCTATCATGGAGGATCCTTGTAATTCTGGCCGTGCCACG CACCTAGCTGCACGCAAGGAGCAGTCTGCACTTAAAGTTGTCATCAAGTGCATAGAAGAATACAAACTGGAGTCGGAGTTTCCTCCTGAAAACCTGAAGAAGCGGCTGGAACAGTTGGAGAAGGTAAAGATAGAGAAAAAGAGGCCAGCTGCTGCAAGTCCTGCCAGCAAAAGAACACGAGCATGCACCGTGGGACCCATGCCACCGGCCAAGGCAGGTCGTATCACGAACACATATGTATCTTCGTTTCCTGCCCCACCACCAACATTCGTGAGATCTCCCCCATCACATACCCAATATTCTCCTCCATACACAGTCTCGCCCCAAATGTATGGACATGGAAACAACAGGAGCCCACCCACCAATCATTATGTGACTTACTCACCGGAAGCGCCACCGCACTCTCCGGGTTTCTCGTATCCAAGTACCCCTCCAATGAACTATCCACATCCTCCTGCTGTTGCTTATGGGGGCTATGGGGGTTACCAGCAAGCTTACTATCGGTAG